The DNA region ACGAGCATATTCTACAAACACAAGCCCTGTCCGAGATCTCAATGGCCGTCGCCCTCATTCTACCAACAGCCGGAGAACGACAGAAGAACACTGTTAATATCTGACTGTCttactgctgctgctgctactacTTCTGCTGACTAACATAACACGCCAGTTCCGACTCTACCGAGccgcgacgtcgacctctccctctctctctcccgaATCCAACTCCCTCTCAAACGTCATCTGAATGTCCACGAcctgctgcagctgcgcGCAGTCCAGCCGGCGCTTCTTGTGCGCCGCGAGGCTCCTGGCCGTCCTCACCACGTTCTTGATCTGCCGCCCGTTCAGcctcgcctcggcgagcCTCTCGTACCCGGCCTCGTCCACGTCCACgtccccgtcgacgccgccgaggaagtTCCGCCACACCCGCATCCGGCTCTCGCGCGGCAGGTCGTCGTACCGCAGCGGCACGTGGATGCGGCTCTTGAACGCATCGTCGAACGTCTGCACGCGGTTCGTCGTCATGAACAGGATGCCGCCGTAGTACTCGAGCGTCCGCAGGAAGATGGACACGAGGCTGTTGCGCTCCATGTCGTGCAGCGACCGGCGCTCCAGGAAGacgtccgcctcgtcgatgagCAGCACCGCCTTCCACGTGCTCGCCAGGTCGAGCGTCTTGGtcagcttctcgtcgagcgccgacgccgacgtgcCCAGGTCGCCCGACGACACGATGTACAGCGGCCGCCGGCTGAACTCGGCCACGCACTCGGCCGTCAGCGTCTTGCCCACGCCGGGCGGCCCGTGGAGCACGAGGATGAGGCCGCGGcctttgcccttgacgatgtcgTCAAAGGCGGACGAGTCCGGGTCCGTCGTGCGCGCCGTGTGCTCCGCCACGAGGGCCTGCACGAGCTCCTTCTGCGCGTCCGGGAGGACGAGCTGCTCGAAGCACCGCGTGTTCCACTCGATGGCGCTGATCTtgtcgacgaagaagtcgaggaaCTTCTTCTCGgtgaagctgaagccgcggacCATGGGGCTCGCCAGCAGGGCTTGGTCGTCGGTGAGGGGCGGTAACTCGGCAGTCTCCTTGGGCACGAGCTCCATCTCGTCGCTCTCGTCGGCCTGTTTCCGCTTCTGGCCAATGGCCTTGGGGAAGGGCTCGACGCTGAAGGCCTCGTTCGCCACGATTCGGTGGTACGTTGCGGTGTCGACCATGACGCGGCCATCGATGTTGAAGCGGCGGTATCTGCCGTCCAGCGCCACGCCCTTGTATTCGCGGAAGTTCTGGCCGGCAAGGGCCTCCCACCGGCGACCGCGGTCGGTCAACATGGCCCTGACAGCATCGGGGTTAGGGTGACGATCCAGAGGCAGGACGTTGAGCGAGGCGATTGAGGCGGCTCCGGCGAAGGCCGGAATCAGGAGACACTCCTCTCTTGTCCCGaactcgtcgccgtcaaagTCGACGTATTCGACGCTGAGCTGGAGACCGGGGCACTGGCCGCAAGTGTACATGTAGTTGTTGAGCTTGTACACGCGGGACTGGCTGAGACGGGTCGTGAAGACCAGGCATCCTGGGCGGAAGATGGTCCAGAGGTGCTCGTAGCTCATCAAGCCCTGCTCGAGGAGGTTCCCTCCGTCGGTGATGACGTCGTGGAACTTTTCGTTGATGAAGTCGAGCAGGACCGGCATGTGAAGGGCCCCTTCGGACTCGGGGTCCAgaccgccggccgcctcggccagctcatGGCGGTAGTGGTACAGACTACGAGGAGGGAATTCgacggtgatgttggaggTCATGTAGGACTGGCCAGGAAACTGGCTGCCGATGACGTCTCCAAGGACCTTCTTGAGGCCAGGAGAGTTCACCTCGAGCGATGTTCGACAAATGTACTTATTCTGAGAATCATACTGGCGGGTGATCTGGAAGAGATGCAGGGGTAAGACAGGGGGCTGCAACATAAGTGcctcggaggaggagaaagaggagacTTACGCAGAGTGCGTACTTCTCGTACCAGTTGACCTTTTCCTCAGGAacatcttcgtcttcttgaGGCTCAACGACAAACGGACGGCCCTTCTTGGTCCATCTTTTCTCAAGATGCTTCAGCTCGACTCGCATGGGAGCCTTCTCAAGCTCCTCACGGCGTCGTTTATCTTCCTCGGTGAGGATGCCGTTGATTTCCTGCTgatcctcctcgtcgagaggATCATCATTAGTATAGCGGCCAGATCTGCGGCCCAGGCCCTTGGTACTAGTGCGCGCCATCGTAGCTGTCGAGGTGGCTGTGAGAGATTAAGTTCTCTCGGACTCGAAGTTTGAAAGAGATGTGTTTTGACGAGGTTtgatgaagaggaggaagtaAATAGCAGCAAAATTAAAACCTCTTTATACCCATCaaccatcccatcccacACAGCAAGCACTGGCGGTGGACTGGACCATGATGATAGCTTACCGGGTTCCCGAAAGTCCAGCCAGGACGCAGGCAGCCGTACCCCGCTCGGACGGCCTCCGAGGAGTCATCGGGGCCCGGAAAGGTATCGGATTGACGGGATTGGGAGCCCAATGAGTCAACCTGGTTTCGAAGGATTCTTGCAGATCGGTTGAACAAAGGGATATTCACGCTGGGTCTTCGGTTCAAGTTGACACAATGTGGCACAGTCGGCAGATAGGGGGCCTGATGCCTAGCGCTGCCTAGAGTTGGGAGTGAGGCTGCCAACGTACTAGCTGGCCTGGGCCGCGACCCATACGGTTGGCAGCCTTAAAGCGAGGACCTTTGGGGTGATAGTGCCTAGAGATCCTGGAAAAACCATGAAACCCGGGTTGTCTTTGGGCTTGGAAACCTCATTCCTTGTTGTTAGAGGATAGCAAGCGCATCAAGACCGATGGGGACACGGAGGTATGGGAGCCATTCTTTTATTTGGCTATGAAAAGAAGGTTTGTTGAAACCTCATTCTTCATAAGGAACAGGATGAAGTCGTGTAATCGACAGGCAATCCTCATCATGGAATGTTGATGAAACTTGCAGTTGCATGGTCAAGACTT from Colletotrichum higginsianum IMI 349063 chromosome 4, whole genome shotgun sequence includes:
- a CDS encoding AAA family ATPase translates to MARTSTKGLGRRSGRYTNDDPLDEEDQQEINGILTEEDKRRREELEKAPMRVELKHLEKRWTKKGRPFVVEPQEDEDVPEEKVNWYEKYALCITRQYDSQNKYICRTSLEVNSPGLKKVLGDVIGSQFPGQSYMTSNITVEFPPRSLYHYRHELAEAAGGLDPESEGALHMPVLLDFINEKFHDVITDGGNLLEQGLMSYEHLWTIFRPGCLVFTTRLSQSRVYKLNNYMYTCGQCPGLQLSVEYVDFDGDEFGTREECLLIPAFAGAASIASLNVLPLDRHPNPDAVRAMLTDRGRRWEALAGQNFREYKGVALDGRYRRFNIDGRVMVDTATYHRIVANEAFSVEPFPKAIGQKRKQADESDEMELVPKETAELPPLTDDQALLASPMVRGFSFTEKKFLDFFVDKISAIEWNTRCFEQLVLPDAQKELVQALVAEHTARTTDPDSSAFDDIVKGKGRGLILVLHGPPGVGKTLTAECVAEFSRRPLYIVSSGDLGTSASALDEKLTKTLDLASTWKAVLLIDEADVFLERRSLHDMERNSLVSIFLRTLEYYGGILFMTTNRVQTFDDAFKSRIHVPLRYDDLPRESRMRVWRNFLGGVDGDVDVDEAGYERLAEARLNGRQIKNVVRTARSLAAHKKRRLDCAQLQQVVDIQMTFERELDSGEREGEVDVAAR